In one window of Nostoc flagelliforme CCNUN1 DNA:
- a CDS encoding acyltransferase domain-containing protein, whose translation MESYLISTSNKQSNSPTPWHLLVLSSKTESGLETATDNLAEFLNQNSEINLADLAYTLQVDFQAFNHRRILVCCDRQDAVYALTTRNPKRIFTSSIQETNNRSVVFMLPGLGEQYVNMALQLYQLEPTFRKHIAYCSELLKPRLGFDLRDVLYPHQEQAEQVRQTNNPAAVMSSQKLDLRRMLQRDQTPVDVNSQKLNQTYIAQPALFVIEYALAQMWIAWGIKPQALIGYSISEYVAATLAGVLSLEETLALVAKRGQLIQQLPSGAMLAVSLSEMELQPLLTEHLCLSAVNGSQLCVVAGSTESIAKLEQHLLTDGIACRQLQTTHAFHSPIMEAILEPFIQLVKSLDLKPPQIPYISNVTGTWITAMEATDPSYWGRHLCQTVRFADGIETLWQAPSQILLEVGPGQTLGSMALQHPANANVLERLVLASLPNSYNQQSDMAFSLNTLGQIWLAGVSVDWSKLYGNCYSSTLALPTYLFERQHHGRESQKEQWEKTHKEPDTNVLPSQEQESIQIVQQRQRLNLQNSYVAPRFNTEQKIANIWQKVFRVEQVGVYDNFFSLGGNSLVAIKIISQLQKIFPTDIPSIVIFTNPTVAELASVIEEQIIAETKILNPEKAGSLTSTTVSDSK comes from the coding sequence ATGGAAAGTTATTTAATTTCTACTAGCAATAAACAATCAAACTCTCCAACGCCGTGGCATTTGCTGGTGCTATCTAGTAAAACAGAATCAGGCTTGGAGACAGCAACTGATAATCTAGCTGAGTTTTTAAACCAGAATTCTGAAATTAACCTTGCTGATTTAGCTTATACTCTCCAAGTTGATTTTCAGGCATTTAATCACCGTCGGATACTAGTGTGTTGCGATCGCCAAGATGCAGTGTATGCGCTGACAACTAGAAACCCAAAACGTATTTTTACCAGCAGTATCCAAGAAACTAACAATCGGTCTGTAGTTTTCATGCTTCCTGGCTTAGGAGAGCAATACGTCAATATGGCTTTACAGCTTTATCAGCTTGAGCCAACTTTTCGCAAACATATAGCTTATTGCTCAGAACTCCTCAAACCTCGCCTGGGTTTTGACTTGCGAGATGTACTTTATCCTCATCAAGAACAAGCCGAGCAAGTTCGACAAACAAACAATCCAGCCGCAGTAATGTCTTCCCAGAAGCTAGATTTACGACGGATGCTGCAACGTGACCAAACTCCAGTAGATGTCAATAGTCAAAAACTAAATCAAACCTATATTGCTCAACCAGCACTGTTTGTCATTGAGTATGCGCTAGCCCAGATGTGGATCGCATGGGGGATAAAGCCTCAGGCGCTTATTGGTTACAGCATCAGCGAGTATGTAGCGGCAACTTTAGCTGGTGTCTTATCTTTGGAGGAGACTTTAGCTTTGGTTGCTAAAAGAGGTCAACTCATTCAACAGTTACCCAGCGGGGCAATGTTAGCAGTCTCCCTCTCAGAGATGGAACTACAGCCACTGCTCACAGAGCATTTGTGCTTGTCTGCTGTCAATGGATCTCAGCTCTGTGTAGTTGCAGGATCTACAGAGTCGATAGCTAAATTAGAGCAGCATCTCTTGACTGATGGGATAGCTTGTCGGCAATTGCAAACTACTCATGCTTTTCATTCTCCAATTATGGAGGCAATTTTGGAGCCGTTCATCCAGTTGGTCAAAAGTTTGGATCTTAAGCCTCCTCAAATTCCGTATATATCCAATGTCACAGGAACTTGGATTACAGCAATGGAAGCCACTGATCCAAGTTATTGGGGCAGGCATTTATGTCAAACTGTACGTTTTGCCGATGGAATTGAAACATTATGGCAAGCGCCATCTCAAATCCTCTTAGAAGTTGGACCAGGCCAAACTTTGGGTAGTATGGCGCTGCAACATCCAGCTAACGCCAACGTATTAGAACGGCTAGTACTTGCCTCATTACCAAATTCTTATAACCAACAATCAGATATGGCCTTCTCGCTCAACACACTGGGTCAAATCTGGCTAGCTGGAGTGTCAGTGGATTGGTCGAAACTTTATGGAAATTGCTATTCTAGTACACTTGCTTTACCTACCTATCTCTTCGAGCGCCAACACCACGGGAGAGAATCTCAAAAAGAGCAATGGGAGAAGACTCATAAAGAGCCAGACACCAATGTTTTACCATCACAAGAACAAGAATCAATTCAAATAGTACAACAACGTCAGCGACTGAATTTACAAAATAGCTATGTTGCTCCCAGGTTTAATACTGAGCAAAAGATTGCTAATATTTGGCAAAAGGTTTTCCGTGTTGAGCAAGTAGGTGTTTATGATAATTTTTTCAGTTTGGGGGGTAACTCCTTAGTCGCTATTAAAATTATTTCTCAGTTACAAAAAATATTTCCAACAGACATTCCTTCGATTGTTATATTTACAAATCCAACTGTAGCTGAATTAGCATCAGTTATTGAAGAGCAGATTATAGCAGAAACAAAAATTTTAAACCCAGAAAAGGCGGGGTCTTTAACATCAACAACTGTCTCTGATTCAAAATAA
- a CDS encoding HAD-IIIC family phosphatase, which translates to MINLSAEQAKDKQEFKKTIKCVVWDLDNTIWHGVLLENDQVFLQNNVIDVIKSLDSRGILQSIASRNEHNQAMLKLEEFGLHEYFIYPQINWNSKASSIQRIAQSINIGMDAIAFIDDQPFELEEVNFSLPDVLCINTANFGQLLNMPEMNPRFITKDSKDRRLMYLSDIKRNQVEEKFVGSKEEFLTTLKMRFTISSAKEEDLQRAEELTVRTNQLNTTGYTYSYEELNHFRQSDKHKLLIASLDDKYGSYGKIGLALIECQDTTWTIKLLLMSCRVMSRGVGTIMLNHIICMANNQNVRLFAEFISNERNRMMYITYKFAGFKQFNTQNNLLIFDNNLNHTPSFPDYVDIAVLSV; encoded by the coding sequence ATGATTAATTTAAGTGCTGAACAAGCAAAAGATAAACAAGAATTTAAAAAAACTATCAAGTGCGTCGTTTGGGATCTTGATAATACCATATGGCATGGTGTCTTACTAGAAAACGATCAAGTTTTCTTGCAGAATAATGTGATTGACGTAATAAAAAGTTTGGACAGTCGAGGGATATTACAATCTATAGCTAGTAGGAATGAACATAATCAAGCAATGTTGAAGCTAGAAGAATTCGGATTACATGAGTATTTTATATATCCACAAATCAATTGGAATTCCAAGGCCTCTTCTATTCAAAGAATCGCTCAATCAATCAATATTGGAATGGATGCAATAGCTTTTATTGATGATCAACCATTTGAGTTGGAAGAGGTAAATTTTTCGTTACCTGACGTTCTCTGTATCAATACAGCTAACTTTGGACAGTTGCTAAATATGCCAGAAATGAATCCTCGCTTTATTACAAAGGATTCCAAGGATAGAAGACTTATGTATCTCAGCGATATAAAACGCAATCAGGTGGAGGAAAAGTTTGTTGGTTCTAAAGAAGAGTTTTTAACTACTCTCAAGATGCGTTTTACTATCTCCTCTGCTAAAGAGGAGGATTTACAACGAGCCGAAGAATTAACAGTACGCACAAACCAATTAAATACAACAGGTTATACATACTCTTACGAAGAACTTAACCATTTTCGCCAATCAGATAAGCATAAGCTACTAATTGCTAGCTTGGATGATAAGTATGGAAGTTACGGAAAAATTGGATTAGCTCTTATTGAATGTCAAGATACTACATGGACAATAAAACTATTGCTAATGTCCTGCCGTGTTATGTCTAGAGGCGTAGGGACGATTATGCTCAATCACATTATATGTATGGCAAACAATCAAAATGTTAGATTGTTTGCTGAGTTTATCTCAAATGAGAGAAATCGGATGATGTATATTACTTATAAATTTGCCGGATTTAAACAATTTAATACCCAAAATAATCTTTTGATTTTTGATAATAACTTAAATCATACACCTTCTTTTCCTGATTATGTAGATATAGCAGTTCTATCTGTATGA
- a CDS encoding acyl-CoA dehydrogenase family protein yields the protein MQIELTPQQKEAKAKFRAFTDEEIVPDADRADQEERTSRELIQRIAQQGYLGAIVPKERGGSGMDMITYGLLNEEMGRGCSSVRSLLTVHSMVTHAILKWGSKFQKEYWIPKFASGEAIAAFGLSEPNVGSNAKKVETTATVSEEFYVLNGQKKWITYGQIADIFLIFAHCEGKPTAFLVEKNTPGLLVKPIFGMLGTRASMLAELHLNNCWIPRENLVCKEGFGFSHVASCALDYGRYSVAWGCIGIAQACLEACIQYTSQRKQFDVYLKDHQLIRQMVTETIANVKAARLLCYQAGYLKDIGDSKSIMETSIAKYFASTTATKIASDAVQIHGGHGCSSECSVQRYFRDAKIMEIIEGSTQIQQITIAEYGYQEYMFSPTGT from the coding sequence ATGCAAATAGAATTAACTCCTCAGCAAAAAGAAGCTAAAGCTAAATTTCGAGCCTTCACAGATGAAGAGATTGTCCCTGATGCAGATAGGGCTGACCAAGAAGAACGGACTTCGAGGGAACTGATTCAAAGAATAGCTCAACAAGGTTATCTAGGTGCCATCGTGCCTAAAGAAAGAGGCGGCAGTGGTATGGATATGATAACTTATGGTCTTTTAAATGAAGAAATGGGACGGGGATGTTCTTCAGTGCGAAGCTTGCTTACAGTCCACTCTATGGTTACTCATGCCATCCTCAAGTGGGGCAGCAAGTTTCAAAAAGAGTATTGGATTCCCAAATTCGCTTCTGGTGAAGCGATCGCTGCTTTTGGCTTAAGTGAACCTAATGTGGGCAGTAATGCTAAAAAAGTGGAGACGACAGCAACAGTTTCTGAAGAGTTTTATGTCTTAAATGGGCAAAAGAAGTGGATTACCTATGGACAAATTGCTGATATTTTCTTGATATTTGCTCACTGTGAAGGTAAGCCCACTGCTTTTCTAGTTGAAAAAAACACACCAGGACTTTTGGTTAAACCAATTTTTGGAATGTTGGGTACTAGAGCTTCGATGTTAGCAGAATTGCATCTAAATAATTGTTGGATTCCACGAGAAAACCTTGTATGTAAAGAAGGTTTTGGTTTTTCCCATGTAGCATCTTGTGCCTTAGATTATGGCAGGTACAGTGTAGCTTGGGGCTGTATAGGTATTGCTCAAGCCTGTCTTGAAGCCTGCATTCAGTATACAAGTCAAAGAAAGCAATTTGATGTTTATTTGAAAGACCACCAATTAATTCGACAAATGGTGACTGAGACGATCGCTAATGTGAAAGCAGCGAGATTATTGTGTTACCAAGCAGGCTACTTAAAAGACATTGGCGATTCTAAATCGATTATGGAAACCTCAATCGCTAAGTATTTTGCTTCTACAACGGCGACTAAAATAGCAAGCGATGCTGTACAAATTCATGGTGGCCATGGTTGTAGTAGTGAATGCTCTGTTCAGAGGTATTTTCGAGATGCCAAAATTATGGAGATTATCGAAGGGAGTACTCAGATTCAACAGATTACCATTGCTGAGTATGGTTATCAAGAATATATGTTTTCACCTACTGGAACCTAG
- a CDS encoding acyl carrier protein: MKEAKIKIQKFLGQSFGHHEFQEDEDIFSLGFVNSMFAMQLVLFLEKEFQITIENEDLEFENFRSINAMSSFLEKKMHILAQN, from the coding sequence ATGAAAGAAGCTAAAATTAAAATCCAAAAATTCCTAGGCCAGTCTTTTGGTCATCATGAATTCCAAGAAGACGAAGACATATTCTCTCTTGGCTTTGTGAATTCGATGTTTGCTATGCAGTTGGTTCTATTTTTAGAGAAAGAGTTTCAAATAACGATTGAAAATGAAGACCTTGAATTTGAAAACTTCAGAAGTATAAATGCCATGAGCAGCTTTCTAGAAAAAAAGATGCATATACTTGCACAAAATTGA
- a CDS encoding 3-hydroxyacyl-CoA dehydrogenase family protein: MEIQVVGVVGAGIMGIGLSQSLAQTGHTVILLDISDKILEKAKQEIKNNLRFQQLFTKNKKVNQLDDILSNITFSTDYQLLQNVDFVIENATEKWHIKKNIYEKIDPICQPETVFAANTSAIPITRIASVTKRASKVIGMHFMNPVPMKPTVETIRGYHTSDETIETAKKLLVQMEKECILVNDSPGFVSNRILMLTINEAIFILQEQVASVEEVDRIFKTCFGHKMGPLETADLIGLDTILFSIEVLYESFNESKYRPCSLLKKMVDAGLYGRKSGQGFYTYN, encoded by the coding sequence ATGGAAATTCAAGTCGTAGGCGTTGTAGGCGCGGGTATTATGGGGATAGGACTATCACAAAGCCTAGCCCAAACTGGTCATACTGTAATTCTTTTAGATATTTCCGACAAAATTTTAGAAAAGGCAAAACAAGAAATAAAAAATAATCTCCGTTTCCAACAGCTTTTCACAAAAAATAAGAAAGTCAACCAACTAGATGATATTCTGAGTAATATTACGTTTTCTACAGATTATCAATTACTTCAAAATGTGGATTTTGTTATAGAAAATGCTACAGAAAAGTGGCATATTAAAAAAAATATATACGAAAAAATAGATCCAATTTGCCAGCCAGAAACCGTCTTTGCTGCTAATACATCTGCTATACCTATTACTCGCATTGCTTCAGTCACAAAGCGTGCCTCTAAAGTGATTGGGATGCATTTTATGAATCCCGTACCAATGAAGCCTACGGTTGAAACAATTCGTGGTTATCACACTAGTGATGAAACTATTGAGACAGCCAAAAAATTATTGGTTCAGATGGAAAAAGAATGTATTTTGGTCAATGACTCACCGGGCTTTGTATCGAATCGCATCTTGATGTTAACCATTAATGAAGCTATTTTTATTCTACAAGAACAAGTAGCGTCAGTGGAAGAAGTAGATAGAATTTTTAAAACATGTTTTGGACATAAAATGGGACCGTTAGAAACTGCTGACTTGATAGGATTGGATACAATTCTATTCTCTATCGAAGTTCTGTATGAAAGTTTCAATGAAAGTAAGTACCGACCATGTTCTTTACTAAAAAAAATGGTTGATGCTGGATTATATGGACGGAAAAGTGGACAAGGTTTTTATACCTATAATTAA
- a CDS encoding MbtH family protein, whose product MNTHEQEDKTIYKVVVNHEQQYSIWPAERENALGWQDAGKSGSREECLAYIKEVWIDMRPLSLRKKMEESARKIYS is encoded by the coding sequence ATGAATACACATGAACAAGAAGACAAAACGATTTACAAAGTGGTTGTAAATCACGAACAGCAGTATTCTATCTGGCCTGCCGAACGAGAAAATGCTCTTGGCTGGCAAGATGCAGGTAAAAGTGGTTCTAGGGAAGAATGTTTAGCATACATTAAGGAAGTGTGGATCGATATGAGACCGCTTAGCTTGCGGAAAAAAATGGAGGAGTCAGCACGTAAAATATATTCGTAG
- a CDS encoding MFS transporter codes for MVEENYAKQRSTINGIWVFIPIWFGQLVSVIGSGVTAFALGIWVYQQTGSVTNLALTSLSATLPSVIISPIAGVFVDRWNRKWIMLISDLIAGLTTGLLALILFVGNLEIWHIYLVTAVHSICTTFQEPAYMTAMTLLVPKQHLARVNGLLYLGESMTRMICPMLAGVLIASVKIQGIILFDLATFVFALITLLYIRFPKPKIADHANVMGKSSLLIEVADGWRYIKAKPGILGLIVLTAVTNFIFGTVGVLSIPLVISFASVTVVGILTSISGSGMLFGSLTVSIWGGSQRSINNLFCFMLLNGLCLAFIGLKSNVWLVGVAAFIFFFGLPIINSSINVILQRKVMANVQGRVFALTAMISKSCLPLAYLVAGSLADNVFKPLMAPSGPLAGSLGQIIGVGPGRGIGLMFIVMGMLTMIAAILAYQYRPLRLVEKDLPDI; via the coding sequence ATGGTTGAAGAAAATTATGCCAAACAACGCTCTACCATAAATGGAATTTGGGTTTTTATCCCGATCTGGTTTGGACAATTGGTATCAGTAATTGGCTCTGGTGTGACTGCCTTTGCACTGGGTATATGGGTGTACCAGCAGACAGGATCGGTGACAAATTTAGCCCTCACTTCTTTGTCAGCAACTCTACCGTCTGTGATCATTTCTCCAATAGCGGGTGTGTTTGTAGATCGCTGGAACCGAAAGTGGATAATGCTTATAAGCGATTTGATTGCAGGTTTAACGACAGGCTTACTCGCACTGATACTCTTTGTAGGTAACCTTGAAATCTGGCATATTTATTTAGTGACAGCTGTTCATTCCATCTGCACTACCTTCCAAGAACCAGCTTATATGACAGCTATGACATTGTTGGTTCCCAAGCAGCATCTGGCTCGAGTCAATGGTCTACTTTATCTTGGAGAATCTATGACTCGGATGATATGCCCTATGCTAGCAGGTGTATTGATAGCAAGCGTTAAAATTCAGGGTATTATTCTGTTCGACTTAGCTACCTTTGTCTTCGCCTTAATTACGCTGCTATACATTCGGTTCCCCAAACCTAAGATCGCAGATCATGCAAATGTTATGGGAAAAAGCTCGCTGTTAATTGAAGTGGCGGATGGTTGGAGATACATTAAGGCAAAACCAGGAATTTTAGGGTTAATAGTATTAACAGCTGTTACCAACTTTATATTTGGTACAGTTGGAGTACTAAGCATCCCTTTGGTAATCTCTTTTGCTTCAGTTACGGTGGTAGGAATCTTAACATCTATTAGTGGTAGTGGTATGTTGTTCGGTAGCTTAACTGTGAGCATTTGGGGAGGATCGCAGCGCAGCATCAACAATTTGTTTTGCTTTATGTTGTTGAACGGGCTGTGTCTTGCATTTATAGGGCTAAAATCTAATGTTTGGCTTGTTGGTGTCGCCGCCTTTATCTTCTTTTTCGGCTTGCCAATTATCAACAGCTCAATTAATGTCATCCTTCAAAGAAAAGTCATGGCCAACGTTCAGGGAAGGGTCTTCGCCTTGACAGCAATGATTTCTAAGTCTTGCCTACCCCTTGCTTATCTCGTTGCTGGATCTCTAGCCGACAATGTCTTCAAGCCCCTAATGGCTCCAAGTGGTCCATTGGCTGGAAGCTTGGGACAAATTATCGGTGTCGGACCAGGACGCGGTATTGGTCTAATGTTCATAGTTATGGGAATGTTGACCATGATAGCAGCAATTCTTGCTTACCAATATCGTCCTCTTAGATTGGTAGAGAAAGATTTACCAGATATATAG